One window of the Pedobacter ginsengisoli genome contains the following:
- a CDS encoding tail fiber protein codes for MLSISASKAQFYDVLSYNINGTPVNGLNIKTNLPFTNSTQMVSLKIEGYAYGPSEIIDLNISWYIFGGVFRNTSISSAASYTPEVFLTNNNGLVNVFINDRAYFTRFRITAFAKGMSEQSVWFQGWTVADEAMQGTQVLNLAYKNNFRGTVTNEGNLYSMGNLGIGTTDTKGYKLAVNGKIRAQEIKVEATNWPDYVFAKDYKLPSLEETEKHIKQNGYLPGIPSAAEVNGDGIDLGEMDIKLSKKIEELTIHLIEKNKEITELKKLNKRVEQLELQIRNRTKNE; via the coding sequence ATGCTATCAATTTCAGCATCAAAAGCGCAATTCTACGATGTGTTAAGTTATAACATTAATGGAACGCCCGTTAATGGACTAAACATTAAAACAAATCTTCCTTTTACAAATAGTACTCAAATGGTCAGCTTAAAAATCGAAGGATACGCTTATGGGCCGTCCGAGATTATTGATCTTAATATTTCATGGTATATATTTGGTGGAGTTTTTAGAAATACTTCTATATCTTCTGCAGCTAGTTACACTCCTGAAGTCTTCCTCACCAACAATAATGGGCTCGTAAACGTTTTTATCAACGATAGAGCATACTTTACTAGGTTCAGAATAACTGCTTTTGCAAAAGGAATGAGTGAGCAGAGTGTATGGTTTCAGGGGTGGACCGTAGCTGACGAAGCTATGCAAGGAACCCAAGTGCTAAATCTTGCTTACAAGAATAATTTTAGGGGTACAGTAACAAATGAGGGGAATCTTTATTCCATGGGAAATTTAGGTATTGGCACAACTGATACCAAAGGGTATAAACTTGCAGTCAATGGAAAAATTCGGGCTCAGGAAATTAAAGTTGAAGCTACCAACTGGCCAGATTATGTATTTGCCAAAGATTATAAGCTTCCTTCTCTAGAAGAAACTGAAAAACATATAAAACAAAATGGGTATCTCCCGGGAATCCCTTCTGCAGCAGAAGTAAATGGAGATGGGATAGATCTTGGTGAAATGGATATCAAGCTTTCAAAGAAAATAGAGGAATTGACTATTCACTTGATAGAAAAAAATAAGGAGATCACAGAACTTAAGAAACTAAATAAGAGGGTAGAGCAATTAGAATTACAAATAAGAAATAGGACTAAAAACGAATAA
- the gmd gene encoding GDP-mannose 4,6-dehydratase, translated as MKIALITGVTGQDGAYLAEFLLKKGYFVHGLKRRSSSFNTERIDHLYQDQHENNVNFKLHYGDLTDSTNLIRIVQEIQPDEIYNLAAMSHVKVSFESPEYTANADGVGTLRLLEAVRILGLTKKTKVYQASTSELYGLVQAVPQSETTPFYPRSPYAVAKMYAYWITVNYREAYDMFACNGILFNHESPVRGETFVTRKITRAACKIALGLQNCLYLGNLSAQRDWGHAKDYIEAMWLILQQEKPEDYVIATGVTTTVRDFVKMSFAELGIEIEFSGKDQYERGVIIDIDQDLVAQLGLNDEYLKPGTVVVQVDEKYFRPTEVDLLLGDPTKANTKLGWKPKYDLPLLVKDMVHSDLHLMKKDEYLKQGGFKTLNYFE; from the coding sequence ATGAAAATTGCCTTAATTACGGGAGTAACGGGACAGGATGGAGCCTATTTAGCTGAATTTTTGTTAAAAAAGGGATATTTTGTTCACGGACTGAAAAGAAGGTCGTCATCTTTTAATACAGAGCGTATAGATCACCTTTACCAGGATCAGCACGAAAATAATGTAAACTTCAAATTACATTATGGCGATTTAACTGATTCAACCAATCTAATCCGTATTGTTCAGGAAATTCAGCCCGATGAGATTTATAACCTTGCGGCAATGAGCCATGTTAAGGTAAGTTTCGAATCTCCGGAATATACTGCAAATGCCGATGGTGTTGGAACGCTAAGGTTATTAGAAGCGGTGCGCATATTAGGTCTTACCAAAAAAACCAAGGTATACCAGGCCTCTACCTCCGAGTTATACGGATTGGTTCAGGCTGTACCTCAAAGTGAAACTACTCCTTTCTACCCAAGGTCGCCATATGCAGTAGCAAAAATGTATGCTTACTGGATTACGGTAAACTACAGAGAGGCTTATGATATGTTTGCCTGCAACGGTATTTTGTTTAATCACGAAAGTCCGGTTCGAGGCGAAACCTTTGTTACCCGTAAAATCACACGTGCAGCATGTAAAATAGCATTGGGCTTACAGAACTGTCTGTACCTTGGTAACCTATCAGCACAACGCGATTGGGGACATGCAAAAGATTATATCGAAGCCATGTGGTTAATTCTGCAACAGGAAAAACCGGAAGACTATGTGATTGCCACCGGCGTTACCACTACAGTCAGGGATTTTGTTAAAATGAGTTTTGCCGAATTGGGAATTGAAATCGAATTTAGTGGAAAAGACCAATATGAGCGCGGCGTAATTATTGATATTGACCAGGATTTGGTTGCGCAGCTCGGATTAAATGATGAGTATTTAAAACCAGGTACTGTTGTGGTGCAGGTTGATGAAAAGTATTTCAGGCCAACAGAGGTTGATCTGTTACTTGGCGACCCAACCAAGGCCAATACAAAATTAGGCTGGAAACCTAAATATGATCTTCCCCTTTTAGTAAAAGATATGGTTCATTCAGATCTGCATTTGATGAAAAAGGATGAGTACTTAAAACAGGGCGGATTTAAAACATTGAACTATTTCGAATAA